From Camelina sativa cultivar DH55 chromosome 20, Cs, whole genome shotgun sequence, the proteins below share one genomic window:
- the LOC104768469 gene encoding mitochondrial import inner membrane translocase subunit TIM14-3, with product MATPMIAGAAVAAAAYAGRYGILAWQAFKARPRVPRMRRFYEGGFQSAMTRREAALILGVRESVVAEKVKEAHRRVMVANHPDAGGSHYLASKINEAKEMMLGKSKNTGSAF from the exons Atg GCTACGCCAATGATCGCAGGTGCCGCTGTAGCTGCAGCTGCATATGCTGGTAGATATGGTATATTGGCTTGGCAAGCTTTCAAAGCTAGGCCACGTGTGCCTAGAATGCGCAGGTTTTATGAAGGTGGTTTCCAAAGTGCTATGACACGCCGAGAAGCTGCTCTCATTCTTGGAGTTAG GGAAAGTGTTGTGGCAGAGAAGGTAAAGGAAGCTCATCGGAGAGTAATGGTTGCAAACCACCCGGACGCTGGAGGCAGTCACTATCTTGCTTCTAAGATTAATGAAGCCAAAGAGATGATGCTTGGGAAATCCAAGAACACTGGTTCTGCCTTTTGA